From Nitrospira sp. SG-bin1, the proteins below share one genomic window:
- a CDS encoding methionine adenosyltransferase (catalyzes the formation of S-adenosylmethionine from methionine and ATP; methionine adenosyltransferase) produces the protein MRDNFLFTSESVTEGHPDKIADQISDGILDAIIAQDKYSRVACETILTTGIALVAGEISTKAYVEIPDIIRDVIKDVGYCDASWGFDFHTCSVLTAIHQQSGDIAMGVDSGGAGDQGLMFGYATNETDELMPMPIVLAHRLTKRLAEVRKKNILKWVRPDGKSQVTVEYKNGKPVRIDTIVVSTQHSPEVTNKQIERDIMEKVIKPVMPKGLYDPTGVKHHINPTGRFVVGGPMGDTGLTGRKIIVDTYGGHGSHGGGAFSGKDPTKVDRSASYMARYIAKNLVAAGMADKCEVQLAYAIGVADPVSVLVDTKGTEKVSVDILDKLVRKHFPMTPRGIIDHLKLRRPIFRKTAAYGHFGRTEPEFTWEKTDKMKALRKDAGL, from the coding sequence ATGCGAGACAATTTCTTGTTTACTTCAGAATCGGTCACTGAAGGACACCCGGATAAGATCGCCGACCAGATCTCCGACGGCATCTTGGACGCCATCATTGCGCAGGATAAGTATTCCCGCGTCGCGTGCGAAACGATCCTGACTACCGGTATTGCCCTGGTAGCCGGTGAAATCTCCACCAAAGCCTACGTTGAAATCCCGGATATTATCCGTGACGTCATCAAGGACGTCGGCTACTGCGATGCGTCGTGGGGGTTCGACTTCCACACCTGCTCCGTGCTCACCGCCATTCACCAGCAATCCGGCGATATCGCGATGGGCGTCGATTCCGGAGGCGCCGGCGACCAAGGCTTGATGTTCGGCTACGCCACCAATGAAACGGACGAGCTCATGCCGATGCCCATCGTGTTGGCCCACCGGCTGACCAAGCGCCTGGCCGAGGTGCGGAAGAAGAACATTCTGAAGTGGGTGCGTCCCGACGGCAAATCCCAAGTGACGGTTGAGTATAAAAACGGCAAGCCCGTGCGGATCGATACGATCGTCGTCTCCACGCAACACAGCCCTGAGGTAACCAACAAACAGATCGAGCGTGACATCATGGAAAAGGTCATCAAGCCCGTGATGCCCAAAGGACTCTATGATCCAACCGGTGTCAAACATCACATCAACCCGACCGGCCGTTTCGTGGTCGGTGGGCCCATGGGCGACACAGGCCTCACGGGGCGGAAAATTATCGTCGACACCTACGGAGGCCACGGCAGCCACGGCGGGGGGGCTTTCTCCGGCAAGGATCCCACGAAGGTGGACCGATCCGCCTCGTATATGGCTCGTTACATTGCCAAGAATCTGGTGGCCGCCGGCATGGCCGACAAATGCGAGGTGCAGCTGGCATACGCCATCGGGGTCGCCGATCCGGTATCTGTCCTCGTCGACACCAAAGGCACGGAAAAAGTGTCGGTCGATATTCTCGACAAACTCGTGCGCAAGCATTTCCCCATGACTCCCCGCGGCATCATCGATCACCTGAAACTTCGGCGTCCGATTTTCCGGAAGACGGCGGCCTACGGCCATTTCGGTCGCACCGAACCGGAATTCACATGGGAAAAAACCGATAAGATGAAGGCTTTGCGCAAGGACGCCGGACTATAA
- a CDS encoding thiol-disulfide oxidoreductase ResA, producing MKLSLAAYLFHVAIVAGLVVSPVSQAESLQPNKRSGFVRGVVQIGDEAPNFTLRDLAGNAMSLSQLRGKVVLLNFWATWCGPCRVEMPAMEQLYRTLPRREFEILAVSTDPQGAAVTRPFQREMGFTFPILHDSEYRVGLTYGARTIPVTFMVDRRGIVRQKIFGARDWDSPEARDLIHELMKS from the coding sequence ATGAAACTTTCTCTCGCGGCATACCTCTTCCACGTTGCGATCGTTGCGGGGCTTGTCGTCTCTCCGGTTTCTCAAGCCGAATCACTACAACCCAACAAGCGGTCGGGTTTCGTACGAGGCGTGGTCCAAATCGGCGATGAGGCGCCGAATTTTACGTTGCGCGATCTTGCCGGCAACGCCATGAGCCTGTCGCAGCTCAGGGGTAAGGTCGTCCTGCTGAATTTCTGGGCGACTTGGTGCGGACCGTGCCGTGTTGAGATGCCGGCGATGGAGCAACTCTATCGAACGTTGCCGCGGCGGGAGTTCGAGATCCTGGCCGTGTCCACAGATCCGCAGGGCGCGGCGGTTACCCGTCCGTTCCAACGGGAAATGGGGTTTACGTTTCCGATCCTCCATGACTCGGAATACCGCGTGGGCCTGACCTACGGGGCCCGCACGATTCCGGTCACGTTCATGGTCGATCGCCGGGGTATTGTGCGACAAAAAATTTTCGGCGCTCGGGATTGGGACTCACCGGAGGCCCGTGACTTGATTCACGAACTGATGAAATCGTAA
- a CDS encoding cytochrome C biogenesis protein: protein MTQAIPQISLIAAFSAGLLSFVSPCVLPLVPSYISYITGLSVEQLTDASERMKFKKAIIVNSLLFIAGFSTVFIAFGASASFLGQLLITHQDLIRRIGGVLIIVFGLYLLGILNLKFLKMEHRYQFRSRPAGYLGSFLIGVAFAAGWTPCVGPVLGSILLYASTTDSLVNGVVLLTFYSFGLGLPLFLTALGVDRFLAYFKEVRAYLWGVSTVSGVMLVFVGVMIYANSLTMVTSFLERYGIGWYLGQ, encoded by the coding sequence ATGACCCAAGCTATCCCACAGATTTCCCTCATTGCCGCCTTTTCGGCGGGACTCCTTTCTTTCGTTTCTCCATGCGTGCTGCCGTTGGTGCCGAGCTATATTTCCTACATTACCGGCCTGTCGGTCGAACAATTGACGGACGCGTCCGAACGGATGAAGTTCAAGAAGGCGATCATCGTGAATTCCTTGTTGTTCATCGCCGGATTTTCGACCGTCTTTATCGCGTTCGGTGCCTCGGCCAGTTTTCTGGGCCAGTTGCTGATCACCCATCAAGACCTGATTCGCCGGATCGGCGGGGTGTTGATCATCGTGTTCGGGTTGTATCTGCTCGGCATTCTCAATCTGAAGTTCCTGAAAATGGAGCATCGGTATCAGTTCCGTAGTCGGCCGGCCGGATACTTGGGGTCGTTCTTGATCGGTGTCGCCTTCGCCGCCGGCTGGACCCCCTGTGTCGGACCGGTCCTGGGATCCATTCTTCTCTATGCCAGTACGACCGATTCTCTTGTGAATGGAGTCGTGTTGCTCACGTTTTACTCCTTCGGATTGGGCCTGCCGCTGTTTCTCACGGCGCTGGGCGTCGATCGGTTCTTGGCCTATTTCAAAGAAGTGCGAGCCTATTTGTGGGGTGTTTCCACCGTGAGTGGCGTCATGCTGGTTTTCGTCGGCGTGATGATCTACGCCAATTCCCTCACGATGGTGACGAGTTTCCTGGAGCGATACGGAATCGGTTGGTATCTGGGTCAGTAA
- a CDS encoding 3-oxoacyl-ACP synthase, protein MIRTRIIGTGSYLPSRIVSNEELAPSLGVSPARIRRLTGIQTRHWAADHEAPSDMAVVAGRRALEAAGCTSSSIDAILLSTTSPDMAFPSTACLVQRGLGCKAIGAFDVSASCSGFLYGLSMAQAMIQSGQIITCLVAASEVKSRFLDPEDDATALLFGDGAGAVILRGEEDGSPEWRGILGIRLYADGAHHGLIRVPAGGSRVPVTADTLKKREHLLRMQGAPLFRIAVRRIEQAVLDIVKEFGVCLRDLQQVILHQANGRILSHVGDRLGIDQDRMISVIAQYGNTSSASLPIALDTAVRGGNISPGALVLLGSFGGGLTWATGLVRW, encoded by the coding sequence ATGATTCGCACAAGGATCATTGGAACAGGCAGTTATCTTCCTTCCCGCATTGTGTCCAATGAGGAACTTGCTCCTTCGTTGGGGGTGTCCCCGGCCCGGATTCGACGGCTGACCGGGATTCAGACACGTCATTGGGCAGCTGATCATGAGGCGCCTTCCGATATGGCGGTGGTTGCCGGACGTCGGGCACTGGAGGCGGCGGGTTGTACATCTTCTTCGATCGATGCCATTCTTCTGTCTACGACTTCTCCGGATATGGCGTTTCCCTCGACAGCCTGCTTGGTGCAGCGAGGGTTGGGATGTAAGGCGATAGGGGCATTCGATGTGTCCGCCTCCTGCTCCGGGTTTTTGTACGGCCTCTCTATGGCCCAGGCCATGATTCAGAGCGGACAGATCATCACTTGTCTTGTCGCGGCCTCAGAGGTCAAATCTCGTTTCCTTGACCCGGAGGATGACGCGACGGCCCTGTTGTTCGGGGATGGGGCTGGTGCCGTCATCCTCCGGGGGGAAGAGGACGGCAGCCCTGAGTGGCGAGGAATCCTTGGAATCCGGTTATACGCCGATGGGGCGCACCATGGGCTCATTCGAGTCCCGGCCGGGGGATCACGGGTTCCCGTCACTGCCGATACGTTGAAGAAACGGGAACACCTGCTTCGCATGCAGGGGGCGCCGCTCTTTCGGATAGCCGTTCGTCGGATCGAACAGGCCGTACTGGATATCGTGAAGGAATTCGGCGTTTGTCTGCGCGATCTCCAGCAAGTTATTCTCCATCAGGCGAACGGTCGGATCTTGTCTCACGTGGGGGATCGTTTGGGCATTGACCAAGACCGAATGATCTCCGTAATCGCGCAGTACGGCAATACGTCCTCGGCGTCTCTCCCGATCGCTCTCGATACGGCAGTTCGTGGGGGGAACATTTCGCCGGGCGCGTTGGTGTTACTGGGTAGTTTCGGCGGTGGACTGACCTGGGCAACTGGCCTTGTACGGTGGTAA